A genomic segment from Bubalus bubalis isolate 160015118507 breed Murrah chromosome 5, NDDB_SH_1, whole genome shotgun sequence encodes:
- the EML3 gene encoding echinoderm microtubule-associated protein-like 3 isoform X4, whose product MDGAGGPGEGPAQEALQSLSRRLQVQEKEMELVKAALAEALRLLRLQAPSTSLQDPGTLGPPRDSSPAAPPGLPPTCSPSLVSRGTQTEAEMEVEPSPGPPGLSNGPPAPPGGSEEPSGTQSEGGGSSSSGTGSPGPPGILRLAQPPQRTDTPRRNSSSSSPSERPRQKLSRKAASSANLLLRSGSTERKKGTSAPGAPAVYPALCQPLDLLHLIQSPRHPWGVGGLMLFIGQVRKQAQRGRGGKDPLSSPGGPGSRRSNYNLEGISVKMFLRGRPITMYIPSGIRSLEELPSGPPPETLSLDWVYGYRGRDSRSNLFVLRSGEVVYFIACVVVLYRPGGGPGGPGGGGQRHYRGHTDCVRCLAVHPDGVRVASGQTAGVDKDGKPLQPVVHVWDSETLLKLQEIGLGAFERGVGALAFSVADQGAFLCVVDDSNEHMLSVWDCSRGTKLAEIKSTNDSVLAVGFNPRDSSSIVTSGKSHVHFWNWNGGTGVPGNGTLTRKQGVFGKYKKPKFIPCFVFLPDGDILTGDSEGNILTWGRSLSDSRTPGRGGAKETYGIVAQAHAHEGSIFALCLRRDGTVLSGGGRDRRLVQWGPGLVALQEAEIPEHFGAVRAIAEGPGSELLVGTTKNALLRGDLAQGFSPVIQGHTDELWGLCTHPFQNRFLTCGHDRQLCLWDGEGHALAWSIDLKETGLCADFHPSGAVVAVGLNTGRWLVLDTETREIVSDITDGNEQLSVVRYSPDGLYLAIGSHDNMIYIYSVSSDGAKSSRFGRCVGHSSFITHLDWSKDGNFIMSNSGDYEILYWDVAGGCKLLRNRYESRDREWATYTCVLGFHVYGVWPDGSDGTDINSLCRSHNERVVAVADDFCKVHLFQYPCAHAKAPSLVYGGHGSHVTSVRFTHDDSHLISLGGKDASIFQWRVLGAGGTGPVPTTPSRTPSLSPASSLDV is encoded by the exons ATGGACGGGGCCGGGGGGCCCG GTGAGGGCCCAGCTCAGGAGGCCCTGCAGTCCTTGAGCCGGCGGCTTCAggtgcaggagaaggagatggagcTGGTGAAGGCAGCCTTGGCAGAAGCTCTTCGCCTGCTGCGGCTGCAGGCACCCTCCACCTCCCTGCAGGACCCTGGCACCCTGGGCCCTCCAAGGGACAG CAGCCCCGCAGCGCCCCCAGGACTGCCACCCACATGCAGCCCCTCCTTGGTGAGCCGAGGCACCCAGACGGAAGCAGAGATGGAGGTGGAACCATCCCCTGGCCCCCCCGGGCTGAGCAAcgggcccccagcccctccggGGGGCAGTGAAGAACCTAGCGGGACCCAGTCTGAAGGagggggcagcagcagcagtggcacgGGCTCCCCTGGCCCCCCAGGGATCCTCAGGCTGGCTCAGCCCCCCCAGCGCACTGACAC GCCACGGAGAAATTCTTCCTCCTCATCGCCCTCAGAGCGGCCTCGCCAGAAACTCTCCCGGAAGGCAGCTTCCTCTGCCAACCTGTTATTGCGGTCAGGGAGCACAGAGAG GAAGAAAGGAACAAGTGCTCCTGGGGCGCCTGCTGTGTACCCAGCACTGTGCCAACCCCTCGACCTCCTCCATCTCATTCAGTCCCCACGACATCCTTGGGGGGTAGGTGGTCTCATGCTGTTCATTGGCCAGGTGAGGaagcaggctcagagagg CCGTGGGGGAAAAGACCCCCTCTCCAGCCCCGGCGGTCCTGGCTCTCGGAGGAGCAATTACAATTTAG AAGGCATCTCAGTGAAGATGTTCCTCCGAGGCCGCCCCATTACCATGTACATCCCGTCTGGCATTCGCAGCCTGGAGGAGTTGCCCAGCGGCCCACCCCCGGAGACCCTCAGCCTTGACTGGGT GTATGGGTACCGGGGTCGTGACTCCCGCTCTAATCTGTTTGTGCTGCGCTCTGGGGAGGTGGTCTACTTTATCGCCTGTGTGGTGGTGCTGTACCGGCCTGGGGGAGGCCCCGGGGGCCCTGGAGGTGGTGGCCAGAGACATTACCGGGGGCACACGGACTGTGTTCGATG CCTGGCTGTTCACCCTGATGGTGTGCGTGTAGCCTCAGGACAGACAGCCGGCGTGGATAAAGATGGAAAG CCCCTGCAGCCTGTGGTTCACGTCTGGGACTCCGAGACGCTGCTAAAGCTGCAGGAGATCGGACTGGGGGCCTTCGAGCGGGGTGTGGGGGCCCTGGCCTTTTCAGTTGCG GATCAGGGTGCTTTCCTCTGTGTGGTGGATGATTCCAATGAGCACATGCTGTCGGTGTGGGACTGCAGCCGGGGCACGAAGCTGGCTGAGATCAAG AGTACAAATGACTCAGTCCTCGCCGTTGGCTTCAACCCTCGTGACAGCAGCAGCATCGTCACCAGTGGGAAATCCCACGTCCACTTCTGGAACTGGAATGGTGGAACAGGGGTTCCTGGGAACGGGACCCTCACCAGGAAACAGGGTGTCTTTGGG AAATACAAGAAGCCCAAGTTTATCCCCTGCTTTGTGTTCCTCCCCGATGGAGACATTCTCACTGGAGACTCAGAGGGGAACATCCTCACCTGGGGGCGGAGCCTCTCAGATTCCAGGACCCCAGGAAGGGGTGGGGCCAAAG AGACCTATGGGATTGTGGCCCAGGCCCACGCTCATGAAGGTTCCATCTTCGCCCTGTGTCTCCGGCGGGACGGGACTGTGCTGAGTGGTGGTGGGCGGGACCGCCGGCTGGTCCAGTGGGGGCCCGGATTGGTGGCCCTTCAGGAGGCGGAG ATTCCTGAACACTTTGGGGCCGTGCGGGCCATTGCAGAGGGGCCTGGCTCTGAGCTGCTGGTGGGCACCACGAAGAATGCATTGCTGCGGGGAGATCTGGCCCAGGGCTTCTCCCCTGTAATCCAG GGTCACACGGATGAGCTCTGGGGGCTCTGCACACATCCCTTCCAGAACCGTTTCCTCACCTGTGGCCATGACCGGCAGCTCTGCCTCTGGGATGGGGAGGGCCATGCGCTGGCCTGGAGCATCGACCTCAAG gaGACTGGTCTCTGTGCTGACTTCCACCCCAGTGGGGCAGTTGTGGCCGTAGGACTGAAcacagggag GTGGCTGGTTTTGGATACAGAAACCAGAGAAATTGTGTCTGACATCACCGATGGCAATGAGCAGCTATCAGTGGTCCGGTACAGCCCAG ATGGGTTGTACCTGGCCATCGGTTCCCATGACAACATGATCTACATCTATAGCGTTTCCAGTGATGGTGCCAAGTCCAGCCGTTTTGGCCGCTGTGTG GGTCACTCCAGCTTCATCACTCACCTTGACTGGTCCAAGGATGGGAACTTCATCATGTCCAATTCTGGGGACTATGAGATCCTTTACT GGGACGTGGCTGGAGGCTGTAAGCTGCTGAGGAATCGCTATGAGAGCCGAGACCGGGAGTGGGCCACCTACACCTGTGTGCTGGGCTTCCATGTCTACG GCGTGTGGCCAGATGGCTCGGATGGAACTGACATCAACTCCCTGTGCCGCTCCCACAATGAGCGCGTCGTGGCCGTTGCCGACGACTTCTGCAAAGTGCACCTCTTCCAGTACCCGTGCGCGCACGCCAAG GCACCGAGCCTCGTGTACGGTGGTCACGGCAGCCACGTGACCAGCGTCCGGTTCACGCACGACGACTCGCACCTCATCTCGCTGGGCGGCAAGGACGCCAGCATCTTCCAGTGGCGAGTGTTGGGCGCTGGGGGCACGGGGCCGGTGCCCACCACGCCCTCTCGAaccccctccctgtcccctgcctCCTCTCTTGACGTCTGA
- the EML3 gene encoding echinoderm microtubule-associated protein-like 3 isoform X3, which yields MRLRLWFPRSSAELHISPLVLHGTPCLCGGWDRQQEGSSARFLACPARRRPLILFPPSPPLWERFQAWSCLEGAVLLDRCKVRGRENPLNSLSPGEGPAQEALQSLSRRLQVQEKEMELVKAALAEALRLLRLQAPSTSLQDPGTLGPPRDSSPAAPPGLPPTCSPSLVSRGTQTEAEMEVEPSPGPPGLSNGPPAPPGGSEEPSGTQSEGGGSSSSGTGSPGPPGILRLAQPPQRTDTPRRNSSSSSPSERPRQKLSRKAASSANLLLRSGSTESRGGKDPLSSPGGPGSRRSNYNLEGISVKMFLRGRPITMYIPSGIRSLEELPSGPPPETLSLDWVYGYRGRDSRSNLFVLRSGEVVYFIACVVVLYRPGGGPGGPGGGGQRHYRGHTDCVRCLAVHPDGVRVASGQTAGVDKDGKPLQPVVHVWDSETLLKLQEIGLGAFERGVGALAFSVADQGAFLCVVDDSNEHMLSVWDCSRGTKLAEIKSTNDSVLAVGFNPRDSSSIVTSGKSHVHFWNWNGGTGVPGNGTLTRKQGVFGKYKKPKFIPCFVFLPDGDILTGDSEGNILTWGRSLSDSRTPGRGGAKETYGIVAQAHAHEGSIFALCLRRDGTVLSGGGRDRRLVQWGPGLVALQEAEIPEHFGAVRAIAEGPGSELLVGTTKNALLRGDLAQGFSPVIQGHTDELWGLCTHPFQNRFLTCGHDRQLCLWDGEGHALAWSIDLKETGLCADFHPSGAVVAVGLNTGRWLVLDTETREIVSDITDGNEQLSVVRYSPDGLYLAIGSHDNMIYIYSVSSDGAKSSRFGRCVGHSSFITHLDWSKDGNFIMSNSGDYEILYWDVAGGCKLLRNRYESRDREWATYTCVLGFHVYGVWPDGSDGTDINSLCRSHNERVVAVADDFCKVHLFQYPCAHAKAPSLVYGGHGSHVTSVRFTHDDSHLISLGGKDASIFQWRVLGAGGTGPVPTTPSRTPSLSPASSLDV from the exons ATGCGCCTCCGTCTGTGGTTCCCACGTTCCTCGGCAGAACTCCATATTTCCCCCCTGGTACTCCATGGTACTCCCTGTCTTTGCGGAGGCTGGGACAGGCAGCAGGAAGGGAGCTCTGCCAGGTTCCTCGCCTGCCCTGCCAGAAGGAGGCCCTTGATCCTTTTCCCACCGTCTCCTCCCCTCTGGGAGCGCTTCCAAGCCTGGAGTTGCTTGGAGGGGGCAGTCCTATTGGACAGATGCAAAGTTAGAGGGAGAGAGAATCCCCTCAATAGCCTTTCcccag GTGAGGGCCCAGCTCAGGAGGCCCTGCAGTCCTTGAGCCGGCGGCTTCAggtgcaggagaaggagatggagcTGGTGAAGGCAGCCTTGGCAGAAGCTCTTCGCCTGCTGCGGCTGCAGGCACCCTCCACCTCCCTGCAGGACCCTGGCACCCTGGGCCCTCCAAGGGACAG CAGCCCCGCAGCGCCCCCAGGACTGCCACCCACATGCAGCCCCTCCTTGGTGAGCCGAGGCACCCAGACGGAAGCAGAGATGGAGGTGGAACCATCCCCTGGCCCCCCCGGGCTGAGCAAcgggcccccagcccctccggGGGGCAGTGAAGAACCTAGCGGGACCCAGTCTGAAGGagggggcagcagcagcagtggcacgGGCTCCCCTGGCCCCCCAGGGATCCTCAGGCTGGCTCAGCCCCCCCAGCGCACTGACAC GCCACGGAGAAATTCTTCCTCCTCATCGCCCTCAGAGCGGCCTCGCCAGAAACTCTCCCGGAAGGCAGCTTCCTCTGCCAACCTGTTATTGCGGTCAGGGAGCACAGAGAG CCGTGGGGGAAAAGACCCCCTCTCCAGCCCCGGCGGTCCTGGCTCTCGGAGGAGCAATTACAATTTAG AAGGCATCTCAGTGAAGATGTTCCTCCGAGGCCGCCCCATTACCATGTACATCCCGTCTGGCATTCGCAGCCTGGAGGAGTTGCCCAGCGGCCCACCCCCGGAGACCCTCAGCCTTGACTGGGT GTATGGGTACCGGGGTCGTGACTCCCGCTCTAATCTGTTTGTGCTGCGCTCTGGGGAGGTGGTCTACTTTATCGCCTGTGTGGTGGTGCTGTACCGGCCTGGGGGAGGCCCCGGGGGCCCTGGAGGTGGTGGCCAGAGACATTACCGGGGGCACACGGACTGTGTTCGATG CCTGGCTGTTCACCCTGATGGTGTGCGTGTAGCCTCAGGACAGACAGCCGGCGTGGATAAAGATGGAAAG CCCCTGCAGCCTGTGGTTCACGTCTGGGACTCCGAGACGCTGCTAAAGCTGCAGGAGATCGGACTGGGGGCCTTCGAGCGGGGTGTGGGGGCCCTGGCCTTTTCAGTTGCG GATCAGGGTGCTTTCCTCTGTGTGGTGGATGATTCCAATGAGCACATGCTGTCGGTGTGGGACTGCAGCCGGGGCACGAAGCTGGCTGAGATCAAG AGTACAAATGACTCAGTCCTCGCCGTTGGCTTCAACCCTCGTGACAGCAGCAGCATCGTCACCAGTGGGAAATCCCACGTCCACTTCTGGAACTGGAATGGTGGAACAGGGGTTCCTGGGAACGGGACCCTCACCAGGAAACAGGGTGTCTTTGGG AAATACAAGAAGCCCAAGTTTATCCCCTGCTTTGTGTTCCTCCCCGATGGAGACATTCTCACTGGAGACTCAGAGGGGAACATCCTCACCTGGGGGCGGAGCCTCTCAGATTCCAGGACCCCAGGAAGGGGTGGGGCCAAAG AGACCTATGGGATTGTGGCCCAGGCCCACGCTCATGAAGGTTCCATCTTCGCCCTGTGTCTCCGGCGGGACGGGACTGTGCTGAGTGGTGGTGGGCGGGACCGCCGGCTGGTCCAGTGGGGGCCCGGATTGGTGGCCCTTCAGGAGGCGGAG ATTCCTGAACACTTTGGGGCCGTGCGGGCCATTGCAGAGGGGCCTGGCTCTGAGCTGCTGGTGGGCACCACGAAGAATGCATTGCTGCGGGGAGATCTGGCCCAGGGCTTCTCCCCTGTAATCCAG GGTCACACGGATGAGCTCTGGGGGCTCTGCACACATCCCTTCCAGAACCGTTTCCTCACCTGTGGCCATGACCGGCAGCTCTGCCTCTGGGATGGGGAGGGCCATGCGCTGGCCTGGAGCATCGACCTCAAG gaGACTGGTCTCTGTGCTGACTTCCACCCCAGTGGGGCAGTTGTGGCCGTAGGACTGAAcacagggag GTGGCTGGTTTTGGATACAGAAACCAGAGAAATTGTGTCTGACATCACCGATGGCAATGAGCAGCTATCAGTGGTCCGGTACAGCCCAG ATGGGTTGTACCTGGCCATCGGTTCCCATGACAACATGATCTACATCTATAGCGTTTCCAGTGATGGTGCCAAGTCCAGCCGTTTTGGCCGCTGTGTG GGTCACTCCAGCTTCATCACTCACCTTGACTGGTCCAAGGATGGGAACTTCATCATGTCCAATTCTGGGGACTATGAGATCCTTTACT GGGACGTGGCTGGAGGCTGTAAGCTGCTGAGGAATCGCTATGAGAGCCGAGACCGGGAGTGGGCCACCTACACCTGTGTGCTGGGCTTCCATGTCTACG GCGTGTGGCCAGATGGCTCGGATGGAACTGACATCAACTCCCTGTGCCGCTCCCACAATGAGCGCGTCGTGGCCGTTGCCGACGACTTCTGCAAAGTGCACCTCTTCCAGTACCCGTGCGCGCACGCCAAG GCACCGAGCCTCGTGTACGGTGGTCACGGCAGCCACGTGACCAGCGTCCGGTTCACGCACGACGACTCGCACCTCATCTCGCTGGGCGGCAAGGACGCCAGCATCTTCCAGTGGCGAGTGTTGGGCGCTGGGGGCACGGGGCCGGTGCCCACCACGCCCTCTCGAaccccctccctgtcccctgcctCCTCTCTTGACGTCTGA
- the EML3 gene encoding echinoderm microtubule-associated protein-like 3 isoform X2 has protein sequence MRLRLWFPRSSAELHISPLVLHGTPCLCGGWDRQQEGSSARFLACPARRRPLILFPPSPPLWERFQAWSCLEGAVLLDRCKVRGRENPLNSLSPGEGPAQEALQSLSRRLQVQEKEMELVKAALAEALRLLRLQAPSTSLQDPGTLGPPRDSPAAPPGLPPTCSPSLVSRGTQTEAEMEVEPSPGPPGLSNGPPAPPGGSEEPSGTQSEGGGSSSSGTGSPGPPGILRLAQPPQRTDTPRRNSSSSSPSERPRQKLSRKAASSANLLLRSGSTERKKGTSAPGAPAVYPALCQPLDLLHLIQSPRHPWGVGGLMLFIGQVRKQAQRGRGGKDPLSSPGGPGSRRSNYNLEGISVKMFLRGRPITMYIPSGIRSLEELPSGPPPETLSLDWVYGYRGRDSRSNLFVLRSGEVVYFIACVVVLYRPGGGPGGPGGGGQRHYRGHTDCVRCLAVHPDGVRVASGQTAGVDKDGKPLQPVVHVWDSETLLKLQEIGLGAFERGVGALAFSVADQGAFLCVVDDSNEHMLSVWDCSRGTKLAEIKSTNDSVLAVGFNPRDSSSIVTSGKSHVHFWNWNGGTGVPGNGTLTRKQGVFGKYKKPKFIPCFVFLPDGDILTGDSEGNILTWGRSLSDSRTPGRGGAKETYGIVAQAHAHEGSIFALCLRRDGTVLSGGGRDRRLVQWGPGLVALQEAEIPEHFGAVRAIAEGPGSELLVGTTKNALLRGDLAQGFSPVIQGHTDELWGLCTHPFQNRFLTCGHDRQLCLWDGEGHALAWSIDLKETGLCADFHPSGAVVAVGLNTGRWLVLDTETREIVSDITDGNEQLSVVRYSPDGLYLAIGSHDNMIYIYSVSSDGAKSSRFGRCVGHSSFITHLDWSKDGNFIMSNSGDYEILYWDVAGGCKLLRNRYESRDREWATYTCVLGFHVYGVWPDGSDGTDINSLCRSHNERVVAVADDFCKVHLFQYPCAHAKAPSLVYGGHGSHVTSVRFTHDDSHLISLGGKDASIFQWRVLGAGGTGPVPTTPSRTPSLSPASSLDV, from the exons ATGCGCCTCCGTCTGTGGTTCCCACGTTCCTCGGCAGAACTCCATATTTCCCCCCTGGTACTCCATGGTACTCCCTGTCTTTGCGGAGGCTGGGACAGGCAGCAGGAAGGGAGCTCTGCCAGGTTCCTCGCCTGCCCTGCCAGAAGGAGGCCCTTGATCCTTTTCCCACCGTCTCCTCCCCTCTGGGAGCGCTTCCAAGCCTGGAGTTGCTTGGAGGGGGCAGTCCTATTGGACAGATGCAAAGTTAGAGGGAGAGAGAATCCCCTCAATAGCCTTTCcccag GTGAGGGCCCAGCTCAGGAGGCCCTGCAGTCCTTGAGCCGGCGGCTTCAggtgcaggagaaggagatggagcTGGTGAAGGCAGCCTTGGCAGAAGCTCTTCGCCTGCTGCGGCTGCAGGCACCCTCCACCTCCCTGCAGGACCCTGGCACCCTGGGCCCTCCAAGGGACAG CCCCGCAGCGCCCCCAGGACTGCCACCCACATGCAGCCCCTCCTTGGTGAGCCGAGGCACCCAGACGGAAGCAGAGATGGAGGTGGAACCATCCCCTGGCCCCCCCGGGCTGAGCAAcgggcccccagcccctccggGGGGCAGTGAAGAACCTAGCGGGACCCAGTCTGAAGGagggggcagcagcagcagtggcacgGGCTCCCCTGGCCCCCCAGGGATCCTCAGGCTGGCTCAGCCCCCCCAGCGCACTGACAC GCCACGGAGAAATTCTTCCTCCTCATCGCCCTCAGAGCGGCCTCGCCAGAAACTCTCCCGGAAGGCAGCTTCCTCTGCCAACCTGTTATTGCGGTCAGGGAGCACAGAGAG GAAGAAAGGAACAAGTGCTCCTGGGGCGCCTGCTGTGTACCCAGCACTGTGCCAACCCCTCGACCTCCTCCATCTCATTCAGTCCCCACGACATCCTTGGGGGGTAGGTGGTCTCATGCTGTTCATTGGCCAGGTGAGGaagcaggctcagagagg CCGTGGGGGAAAAGACCCCCTCTCCAGCCCCGGCGGTCCTGGCTCTCGGAGGAGCAATTACAATTTAG AAGGCATCTCAGTGAAGATGTTCCTCCGAGGCCGCCCCATTACCATGTACATCCCGTCTGGCATTCGCAGCCTGGAGGAGTTGCCCAGCGGCCCACCCCCGGAGACCCTCAGCCTTGACTGGGT GTATGGGTACCGGGGTCGTGACTCCCGCTCTAATCTGTTTGTGCTGCGCTCTGGGGAGGTGGTCTACTTTATCGCCTGTGTGGTGGTGCTGTACCGGCCTGGGGGAGGCCCCGGGGGCCCTGGAGGTGGTGGCCAGAGACATTACCGGGGGCACACGGACTGTGTTCGATG CCTGGCTGTTCACCCTGATGGTGTGCGTGTAGCCTCAGGACAGACAGCCGGCGTGGATAAAGATGGAAAG CCCCTGCAGCCTGTGGTTCACGTCTGGGACTCCGAGACGCTGCTAAAGCTGCAGGAGATCGGACTGGGGGCCTTCGAGCGGGGTGTGGGGGCCCTGGCCTTTTCAGTTGCG GATCAGGGTGCTTTCCTCTGTGTGGTGGATGATTCCAATGAGCACATGCTGTCGGTGTGGGACTGCAGCCGGGGCACGAAGCTGGCTGAGATCAAG AGTACAAATGACTCAGTCCTCGCCGTTGGCTTCAACCCTCGTGACAGCAGCAGCATCGTCACCAGTGGGAAATCCCACGTCCACTTCTGGAACTGGAATGGTGGAACAGGGGTTCCTGGGAACGGGACCCTCACCAGGAAACAGGGTGTCTTTGGG AAATACAAGAAGCCCAAGTTTATCCCCTGCTTTGTGTTCCTCCCCGATGGAGACATTCTCACTGGAGACTCAGAGGGGAACATCCTCACCTGGGGGCGGAGCCTCTCAGATTCCAGGACCCCAGGAAGGGGTGGGGCCAAAG AGACCTATGGGATTGTGGCCCAGGCCCACGCTCATGAAGGTTCCATCTTCGCCCTGTGTCTCCGGCGGGACGGGACTGTGCTGAGTGGTGGTGGGCGGGACCGCCGGCTGGTCCAGTGGGGGCCCGGATTGGTGGCCCTTCAGGAGGCGGAG ATTCCTGAACACTTTGGGGCCGTGCGGGCCATTGCAGAGGGGCCTGGCTCTGAGCTGCTGGTGGGCACCACGAAGAATGCATTGCTGCGGGGAGATCTGGCCCAGGGCTTCTCCCCTGTAATCCAG GGTCACACGGATGAGCTCTGGGGGCTCTGCACACATCCCTTCCAGAACCGTTTCCTCACCTGTGGCCATGACCGGCAGCTCTGCCTCTGGGATGGGGAGGGCCATGCGCTGGCCTGGAGCATCGACCTCAAG gaGACTGGTCTCTGTGCTGACTTCCACCCCAGTGGGGCAGTTGTGGCCGTAGGACTGAAcacagggag GTGGCTGGTTTTGGATACAGAAACCAGAGAAATTGTGTCTGACATCACCGATGGCAATGAGCAGCTATCAGTGGTCCGGTACAGCCCAG ATGGGTTGTACCTGGCCATCGGTTCCCATGACAACATGATCTACATCTATAGCGTTTCCAGTGATGGTGCCAAGTCCAGCCGTTTTGGCCGCTGTGTG GGTCACTCCAGCTTCATCACTCACCTTGACTGGTCCAAGGATGGGAACTTCATCATGTCCAATTCTGGGGACTATGAGATCCTTTACT GGGACGTGGCTGGAGGCTGTAAGCTGCTGAGGAATCGCTATGAGAGCCGAGACCGGGAGTGGGCCACCTACACCTGTGTGCTGGGCTTCCATGTCTACG GCGTGTGGCCAGATGGCTCGGATGGAACTGACATCAACTCCCTGTGCCGCTCCCACAATGAGCGCGTCGTGGCCGTTGCCGACGACTTCTGCAAAGTGCACCTCTTCCAGTACCCGTGCGCGCACGCCAAG GCACCGAGCCTCGTGTACGGTGGTCACGGCAGCCACGTGACCAGCGTCCGGTTCACGCACGACGACTCGCACCTCATCTCGCTGGGCGGCAAGGACGCCAGCATCTTCCAGTGGCGAGTGTTGGGCGCTGGGGGCACGGGGCCGGTGCCCACCACGCCCTCTCGAaccccctccctgtcccctgcctCCTCTCTTGACGTCTGA